The nucleotide window AACTCGCTTAGCTTAGGAACGCGAGAAGTGGCGGGGCGGAGCCTTTCCGAGGCCGCCATCAATACAAAATCATAGGTTGTTGTCACCGCGCGGCGATCATTTCGCTTCGGTCGTTCTATTTGGAACGCTTAAGGGATAGTGCTTGGATATTTCTATCGCAGATTGCACACCTACCTTGCATCGATTAACCCCCACCACATGGCTTGAAAAGGGGGGACATGATCACTAAGACTCAGCCCTTCACTCCATTCTCGAGTGGCGCTTACCTGGAAGCACGGGTCGGTTCGTGCTCTCGCTTCATCGGCGCATAGCCCATCTCGGCAATAATCATCGATAAGCCACTACACGATATAAACGATTACACGCATGTAATAAATTGGCTATGGATGCGGAAACATGCTTATCTTTATTACGTCGCACCTCAATTGCACACTCCTTACAACAAAAAATTATGGAAATAGCGTTTGTGCACATATGCCAACCCACTCAAACTCTATCTGCGGGCTTATCGCGCTAAGACAAATTGAGCCCGATTTAGCGTTGCATTTGGCTCAATAAAGACACAAAACTCTAAAAAATATCCGTTATAAGCAAAACTCTAAACTAATTTAGGCATATCTATCACAAAAGGTTGAACCATAGGGAAATCTGATGAGTCAGAATTCCTATATGCCATCCAATCAAGAAAGATCCGCCTTCTCAGAGCGTTTGCGGCTTGCGTTAAAGCGAGGCCCCAAACCTGTTAAGGGCGCTACAGATTTAGCGCGCCTCTTTAATCTACAGCACCGAGACGGTGCTGGGGTTTCGGTGCAGACCACGCATAAATGGTTAACGGGCCGCGCCATTCCCACTGCCGATAAAATCAAGACGCTAGCCGAATGGCTTGATGTTGGTGAGCATTGGCTACACTATGGGCCGCCACCCGATCCAGCGCTCCTAAAAGCCAAGGAGGTTAAGCTTAAACAAGCTAAATATCCGCCTTCTCCAGAAACGGTTACGCTGGCCAAGAAAATTGAAACCCTGCCAGAACATCAAAGATATTTAATAGAGGAACTGATTACACAGTTCTACGGGAAAGTGCCGGACTAAAGGATCTTCGCCAAACTTATGGTTCGGCCTTTTTGCCAGGCAGATTTTTGAGGTTAAATCTGCCTGGTTTCTCATACTCCCACAACGTCATCATTATTTGAATAAACAATCACTGGCTAAAGCCGGTGAGTTTGAATAATGGGCTCGCGTCGACTAAACGATGCAGCTTAATCTGGTTGGGTTGGGGTACGATCTTTAATTGATCATCTCAATGCCACCACGATGGGCGACAAAGAACATCGCATCGGTCAGCGCCAGAACCGCATGCTGCTCACCTTTGCCTAGCAGCAAGCAGTCCCCAGCATGCAATTCCAAAACCACGTGTCTGCATCATGTCTACCGCTAAGCCGGTCAATGCTTCCTTGCGAGAGCTAACCGTT belongs to Mycoavidus sp. B2-EB and includes:
- a CDS encoding transcriptional regulator; its protein translation is MPSNQERSAFSERLRLALKRGPKPVKGATDLARLFNLQHRDGAGVSVQTTHKWLTGRAIPTADKIKTLAEWLDVGEHWLHYGPPPDPALLKAKEVKLKQAKYPPSPETVTLAKKIETLPEHQRYLIEELITQFYGKVPD